TGCAGGTCTCGCCGGTCATCGTCAACATCCTCCCGACGCAGCCAGCGACCACGCTGACGCTCGGCAATTCCGGCGATCTGCCCATTCACGGTCAGTTGCGGCTGTACGCCTGGACCCAGCGCAACGGCGATAACGTCCTCACGCCGACCGACGCGCTCATCGCCAGCCCGCCGATCATCCGTATCGAGCCCGGCGAGCGGCAGATCGTGCGACTCGTTCGCGTGGCGGCCAGGCCGGAAGGCAACGAGCAGAGCTATCGATTGGTGGTCGACGAACTTCCCTCCCTCGACGCGAAGCCATCGGAGGGCGTGTCCATCCGCCTGCGTTATTCGTTGCCGGTGTTCGTTCAGACGAGTCATTCGCGCGCGCCCGCGCTGCATTTCGACTTGCGCATGACGCGCGGCGAACTGGAAGTGCGCAATGACGGCGAGCGGCATGCGCAGCTCGGCGCGACGCGTGTGCTCGACGCATCCGGGCGCAGCGTCGAACTCACACGCGGGCTGCTCGGCTATGTGCTGGCAGGACAGACGCGCCGCTTCGCCGTGCGCTGGCCCTCGGGAGCGCCCCCTGTCGCGCCGTTCACGGTGGAGTCGCGCGTCGATGCGGT
This is a stretch of genomic DNA from Pandoraea faecigallinarum. It encodes these proteins:
- a CDS encoding molecular chaperone; translation: MTDGNGATLQVSPVIVNILPTQPATTLTLGNSGDLPIHGQLRLYAWTQRNGDNVLTPTDALIASPPIIRIEPGERQIVRLVRVAARPEGNEQSYRLVVDELPSLDAKPSEGVSIRLRYSLPVFVQTSHSRAPALHFDLRMTRGELEVRNDGERHAQLGATRVLDASGRSVELTRGLLGYVLAGQTRRFAVRWPSGAPPVAPFTVESRVDAVPMRFDAAVAPDGEG